One part of the Candidatus Methylacidiphilales bacterium genome encodes these proteins:
- a CDS encoding DUF1318 domain-containing protein, giving the protein MKTTALRPLLYTGFSIAVLIPVACTPAVRLTTTDPVKIDVNMRADIYTHGDKDQKDSNPANSTSLSPKERRFNRRGEVQALKNGRIIGESNVGQLVIREKPADAEYAAYVQRVVQEENTDRQSEFKEKSNELKKPLDVYIKEFAANTRSASFPGEWVQEEDGTWHRR; this is encoded by the coding sequence ATGAAAACGACCGCCCTTCGCCCCTTGCTTTATACTGGATTCTCGATTGCCGTTTTAATTCCAGTTGCCTGCACCCCCGCCGTCCGTCTCACCACGACCGACCCGGTCAAGATCGATGTCAACATGCGGGCGGATATTTACACCCACGGCGACAAGGACCAAAAGGATTCCAATCCTGCGAACTCCACAAGCCTCAGTCCCAAGGAGCGCCGTTTCAACCGGCGCGGAGAAGTACAAGCCCTTAAAAATGGCCGCATCATTGGGGAATCCAATGTCGGCCAGCTTGTCATCCGCGAAAAACCAGCCGATGCGGAATACGCCGCCTATGTGCAGCGGGTCGTGCAGGAGGAAAACACAGACCGGCAGTCGGAATTCAAGGAAAAGTCAAATGAACTGAAAAAGCCTTTGGATGTTTATATCAAGGAATTTGCCGCCAACACACGCAGCGCCTCATTCCCCGGAGAATGGGTCCAGGAAGAGGACGGAACCTGGCACCGGCGCTGA
- a CDS encoding ribonuclease H-like domain-containing protein, with translation MAKNIVYFDLETQKSAQEVGGWSHIRDMRLAIAVTYSTARGGYEIYNESRAGELVQELQRADHVVGFNILRFDYTVLEPYTCFDFSQVPTLDLMVSIEEKIGHRIGLDAVAEASLGINKTAEGMQAIKWWKEGKLREIAEYCCYDVKATRLVHEFGAGTGKIYFESNRTKLKQEVPVDWKLS, from the coding sequence ATGGCTAAGAACATCGTCTATTTCGACCTGGAAACCCAAAAAAGCGCCCAGGAAGTCGGCGGCTGGAGCCATATCCGGGACATGCGCCTGGCCATCGCCGTGACCTACAGCACCGCCCGCGGCGGATATGAAATCTACAACGAAAGCCGCGCCGGCGAACTGGTTCAGGAACTGCAGCGGGCCGATCATGTCGTGGGTTTTAACATTCTCCGCTTTGACTATACCGTGCTTGAACCTTACACCTGCTTTGATTTCTCGCAGGTGCCAACCCTGGACTTGATGGTCAGCATCGAGGAAAAAATCGGCCATCGCATCGGGCTGGATGCCGTGGCGGAAGCTTCCCTCGGCATCAACAAGACCGCCGAGGGCATGCAGGCCATCAAGTGGTGGAAGGAAGGAAAACTGAGGGAAATCGCGGAGTATTGCTGTTACGATGTGAAGGCGACGCGGCTGGTGCATGAATTCGGCGCGGGAACCGGCAAAATTTATTTCGAGAGCAACCGCACCAAGCTCAAGCAGGAAGTGCCGGTGGATTGGAAACTCAGTTAG
- a CDS encoding PfkB family carbohydrate kinase, which yields MTDSRLARQTAERLIGSRAQLLKYNGLVGFDGFVDTILEVVEQRQSVTKYNPYRTLKDFSKKIHEASGKSANFEVVPTVEKIGGNGPIMAFALSTLGAPVEYLGMVGYPKLHPVFNEFAKRAKVHGIADPALTSALEFSDGKLMLGQHSSVSEVSWETIKKRIGDKNFAKLWQQANFVAMVNWTMLPHMSAIWKKILSEFKPGKDEKRKLLFFDLADPAKRIDADLAAALKIIGEFQQLHDVILGLNESEANHVGKVLRLKKFAANPKGYASMAGAIREKLGLHTVVIHPVQYACGADADGEVFVNGPFTAKPKISTGAGDHFNAGFVIGRLLGLSLGHSLQLAVANSGFYVRHATSPNREQLVRFLQTL from the coding sequence ATGACGGATTCTCGTTTAGCAAGGCAGACAGCGGAACGGCTTATTGGCTCCAGAGCCCAGCTCCTTAAATACAATGGTTTGGTCGGTTTTGACGGCTTTGTCGATACCATTCTCGAGGTGGTGGAACAACGCCAAAGCGTCACCAAATACAATCCCTACCGCACACTGAAGGATTTCTCCAAAAAAATCCACGAGGCCTCCGGCAAAAGCGCCAACTTCGAAGTGGTTCCCACCGTGGAAAAAATCGGCGGCAACGGCCCAATCATGGCTTTCGCACTCAGCACCCTGGGCGCGCCTGTTGAATATCTCGGCATGGTCGGCTATCCCAAGCTCCACCCCGTCTTCAACGAGTTCGCCAAGCGCGCCAAGGTCCACGGCATCGCCGACCCGGCCCTCACTTCCGCCCTCGAATTTTCCGACGGCAAACTCATGCTGGGCCAGCACTCCTCCGTCAGCGAAGTCAGTTGGGAAACCATCAAAAAACGCATCGGAGACAAAAATTTCGCCAAGCTCTGGCAGCAGGCCAATTTCGTGGCCATGGTCAACTGGACCATGCTTCCCCACATGTCCGCCATCTGGAAAAAAATCCTGAGCGAATTCAAACCCGGCAAGGACGAAAAACGCAAACTCCTGTTCTTCGATCTGGCCGACCCGGCCAAGCGCATCGACGCCGACCTGGCCGCCGCCCTGAAAATCATCGGCGAATTCCAGCAGCTCCATGACGTCATTCTCGGCCTCAATGAAAGCGAAGCCAACCATGTTGGAAAGGTGCTCCGCCTCAAAAAATTCGCCGCCAATCCGAAAGGCTATGCCTCCATGGCCGGCGCCATCCGCGAGAAACTCGGCCTGCACACCGTGGTGATCCATCCGGTGCAATACGCCTGCGGCGCGGATGCGGACGGAGAGGTGTTCGTTAATGGGCCTTTCACCGCCAAACCGAAAATCAGCACCGGGGCGGGCGACCATTTCAATGCCGGCTTTGTCATCGGGCGCTTGCTCGGACTGAGCCTCGGGCATTCACTGCAACTTGCTGTCGCTAATTCCGGCTTCTACGTGCGCCACGCCACCAGCCCCAACCGCGAACAGCTCGTCCGCTTCCTCCAGACCCTCTGA